A DNA window from Sphingopyxis macrogoltabida contains the following coding sequences:
- a CDS encoding spinster family MFS transporter: MTGATTEFQPWNQFTEKQRWLFLIVLFLIAVASYADRQLLPVVLEHIRLEYGLSDRMLGALGGAPFALCYALSCIPFARAADHGNRKLWLIVAFMLWTVMTVLCGFATSLVFLFVARMGVGIGEGGAVPVSHALVADYFPPDARAKAFAVLSSAVTFGGTVALVAGGWLAHSHGWRMAFIVMGAASLPIAVLAALILREPPRLRDESLSGPRPAFRQEASALVKKPSFRFIITGFTIYSLFAYGPIIFIPAYLMRVMQLDVAVAGTTYGISSGIGTIIGSIIGGIVCDRLTRRDPRWLVWWPAGSYVIAMPVAWLAFGSQSLAGFLFWAGVLMALLFAALPAVFASVQHICGPTRRATASAIVMASINAIGLTLGPLATGWISDLLAPSFGIQSLRYALMIMAVVLAPAAILFAMASRKFLADSE; the protein is encoded by the coding sequence ATGACGGGCGCGACGACCGAGTTTCAGCCGTGGAACCAGTTTACCGAAAAGCAGCGCTGGCTCTTCCTCATCGTCCTGTTTCTCATCGCGGTGGCAAGCTATGCCGACCGGCAGCTCCTGCCCGTCGTGCTCGAGCATATCCGGCTGGAATATGGTTTGTCCGACCGCATGCTCGGCGCGCTTGGCGGAGCACCGTTTGCCCTCTGCTACGCCCTGTCCTGCATCCCCTTCGCGCGCGCGGCCGATCATGGCAATCGCAAGCTCTGGCTGATCGTCGCCTTCATGCTGTGGACCGTGATGACGGTTCTTTGCGGTTTCGCGACCTCGCTCGTCTTCCTGTTCGTTGCCCGGATGGGCGTCGGCATTGGCGAAGGCGGCGCCGTGCCGGTCAGCCACGCGCTGGTCGCCGACTATTTCCCGCCGGACGCCCGGGCCAAGGCTTTCGCGGTGCTATCCTCTGCCGTCACCTTCGGCGGCACGGTGGCGCTCGTTGCCGGCGGCTGGCTGGCCCACAGCCATGGCTGGCGCATGGCGTTCATCGTGATGGGGGCGGCCTCGCTGCCGATCGCCGTGCTCGCCGCGCTCATCCTGCGCGAACCGCCGCGCCTTCGCGACGAAAGTCTGTCCGGGCCGCGCCCGGCCTTCCGGCAGGAAGCTTCGGCACTGGTGAAAAAGCCGTCGTTCCGGTTCATCATCACCGGCTTCACCATCTATTCGCTCTTCGCCTATGGGCCGATCATCTTCATTCCGGCCTATCTGATGCGGGTCATGCAACTCGACGTCGCGGTGGCGGGAACGACCTATGGCATCAGTAGCGGAATCGGGACGATCATCGGTTCGATCATCGGCGGCATCGTCTGCGACCGGCTCACCCGGCGCGATCCGCGCTGGCTCGTCTGGTGGCCGGCGGGCAGCTATGTCATCGCCATGCCCGTCGCCTGGCTGGCGTTCGGTTCGCAGTCGCTCGCCGGATTCCTCTTTTGGGCCGGGGTGTTGATGGCGCTCCTATTCGCCGCTCTTCCGGCAGTCTTCGCATCTGTGCAGCATATTTGCGGTCCGACCCGCCGCGCGACCGCTTCGGCCATTGTCATGGCGTCGATCAACGCCATCGGGCTGACGCTCGGACCGCTCGCGACCGGCTGGATCAGCGATCTCCTCGCGCCGAGCTTCGGCATCCAGAGCCTCCGCTATGCGCTGATGATCATGGCTGTCGTACTCGCACCGGCCGCGATCCTGTTCGCGATGGCGAGCCGGAAGTTCCTTGCCGATAGCGAATGA
- a CDS encoding dipeptidase, translated as MATADQTTIASLADIPQLAEAILCDMLFPSPPTDVEEELLARRQTGYSYTSLTLAQDNEAAPSQVYATLAKMRHSLSLHPDDFIVVDSVDDIREAKRTGKIGVGFHFQGSEAVGRDLANVGAYYKLGVRWMLMAYNFQNNVGTGCIEAQKNDGGLSAFGRDLVAEMNRVGMLVDCSHSGYRTTMDAMEASTQACIFSHSNPRALYDHPRNIRDDQIKACAATGGVIGVNGVGQFIGEPGGVKVDTIIAIIDYMADLVGPQHIALGLDYMTPGHCEALYNFYKGNVAKKIGMPELPWAFLSPATVPLILDKLLAKGYSAEDLRGIMGENFLRVAGAVWK; from the coding sequence ATGGCCACGGCGGATCAAACAACCATAGCTTCGCTGGCGGACATTCCGCAGCTCGCCGAGGCGATCCTGTGCGACATGTTGTTTCCTTCGCCGCCGACCGATGTGGAAGAGGAATTGCTGGCGCGCCGCCAGACCGGATATTCCTATACGTCGCTGACGCTGGCGCAGGACAATGAAGCCGCTCCGTCGCAGGTCTATGCCACGCTCGCCAAAATGCGGCATTCGCTCAGCCTTCATCCCGACGACTTCATCGTGGTCGATAGCGTCGACGATATTCGCGAGGCGAAGCGCACCGGCAAGATCGGCGTCGGCTTCCACTTTCAGGGCAGCGAGGCCGTCGGCCGCGACCTCGCCAACGTCGGCGCCTATTACAAACTCGGCGTCCGCTGGATGCTGATGGCGTATAACTTCCAGAACAATGTCGGCACGGGCTGTATCGAGGCGCAGAAGAACGACGGCGGCCTGTCGGCCTTCGGCCGCGACCTCGTCGCCGAAATGAACCGCGTCGGCATGCTCGTCGATTGTTCGCATTCGGGGTACCGGACGACGATGGATGCAATGGAGGCATCGACCCAGGCGTGCATCTTTTCGCATTCCAATCCGCGTGCGCTCTACGATCACCCGCGCAACATCCGCGACGACCAGATCAAGGCCTGCGCCGCGACCGGGGGCGTGATCGGCGTCAACGGCGTGGGGCAATTCATCGGTGAGCCCGGCGGCGTAAAGGTCGACACGATCATCGCCATCATCGATTATATGGCGGATCTGGTCGGGCCGCAGCACATCGCGCTCGGGCTGGATTATATGACCCCCGGACACTGCGAGGCGCTCTATAATTTCTATAAGGGCAACGTCGCCAAGAAGATCGGCATGCCCGAACTGCCCTGGGCCTTCCTCAGCCCGGCAACCGTCCCGCTGATCCTCGATAAGCTGCTGGCGAAAGGGTATAGCGCCGAGGATCTGCGCGGTATCATGGGCGAGAATTTCCTACGCGTCGCGGGGGCGGTCTGGAAATGA
- the folK gene encoding 2-amino-4-hydroxy-6-hydroxymethyldihydropteridine diphosphokinase, translated as MRDATPLQLYAIGLGSNRRHARFGDPRHVLMAALAALESDDIEPVDASPIIASAPLGPSRRRYANAVALVASPLDPPEMLERLKAIEAGFGRRTGQRWSARTLDLDILLWSGGAWSDTVLTVPHPEMTRRGFVLSPLMTIAPEWRHPVAGRSVRQLAARLNRAKPVDPNASAH; from the coding sequence ATGCGCGACGCAACGCCCCTGCAACTCTACGCGATCGGTCTCGGCTCGAATCGCCGCCATGCCCGCTTCGGCGATCCGCGCCACGTCCTCATGGCGGCGCTGGCCGCGCTCGAGAGCGACGATATCGAGCCGGTCGACGCCAGCCCGATCATCGCCAGCGCACCGCTCGGACCATCGCGCCGCCGCTACGCCAATGCCGTCGCGCTGGTTGCATCGCCGCTCGACCCGCCCGAAATGCTCGAGCGACTAAAGGCGATCGAAGCCGGTTTCGGACGGCGGACGGGACAGCGCTGGAGCGCGCGAACGCTCGATCTCGACATATTGCTCTGGTCGGGTGGCGCGTGGAGCGACACCGTGCTGACGGTCCCGCATCCGGAGATGACCCGGCGCGGCTTTGTCCTGAGCCCGCTGATGACGATCGCGCCCGAATGGCGTCATCCGGTTGCCGGACGCAGCGTCAGGCAGCTTGCGGCGCGATTGAACCGGGCGAAGCCGGTTGACCCGAACGCATCGGCGCACTAG
- a CDS encoding uracil-DNA glycosylase — MTIDSPLPGTEPPRDCPRCARLVELRHECRAEHPDWWNAPVYAFGDPGAWLALAGLAPGKHGANRTGRPFTGDYAGDLLFATLADFGLSRGRYDSRIDDGMTLDGAIIVNSVKCLPPQNKPTPAEIANCRPFFETQLAALPNVRVIVALGRVAHDAALRAVGGRLAAFPFAHGAVHALPDGRHLVDSYHCSRYNTNTGRLTSEMFTDVFRTALALRDQTSGPNSSTSPR, encoded by the coding sequence GTGACGATTGATAGTCCCTTGCCGGGCACCGAGCCGCCGCGCGATTGCCCGCGCTGTGCGCGGCTGGTGGAACTGCGCCACGAATGCCGGGCCGAGCATCCCGATTGGTGGAACGCGCCCGTTTATGCGTTCGGTGATCCCGGTGCATGGCTGGCGCTCGCGGGGCTGGCGCCCGGCAAGCACGGCGCCAATCGCACCGGCCGGCCGTTCACCGGGGACTATGCAGGCGACCTTCTGTTCGCGACGCTCGCCGACTTCGGCCTCAGCAGGGGACGCTATGACAGCCGGATCGACGACGGCATGACGCTCGACGGTGCGATCATCGTCAACAGCGTCAAATGCCTGCCGCCGCAGAACAAGCCGACCCCGGCGGAAATCGCCAATTGCCGGCCCTTTTTCGAAACCCAGCTTGCAGCGTTGCCGAATGTGCGGGTGATCGTCGCACTGGGCCGGGTTGCCCATGATGCGGCATTGCGCGCCGTCGGCGGGAGGCTTGCCGCATTTCCCTTCGCGCATGGCGCAGTCCATGCGCTGCCCGACGGGCGGCATCTGGTCGATAGCTATCATTGTTCGCGTTACAACACGAACACCGGCCGCCTCACGTCCGAAATGTTCACCGATGTCTTCCGGACCGCTCTGGCGCTCCGCGATCAGACGAGCGGGCCGAACTCCTCGACCAGCCCGCGATAG